The proteins below are encoded in one region of Bifidobacterium dentium JCM 1195 = DSM 20436:
- a CDS encoding fibronectin type III-like domain-contianing protein, whose amino-acid sequence MPFGYGLSYGTDFSQEIVSTEQNEDSVTLKVHAANNGTKAGKDVVQVYYNPPYTDFDAKNSIEKSTVNLIAFEKTDDIQPGAAQDITVTVTKEDMASYSYAHENSDGTKGAYLLEQGDYALSINKTAHEEYQSVTVNVPQTIWYDNDNPRQSDKDGQAILDDQGDPTNEPANGDTFKAASNLFQDMTDHMSKTSQLTRANGALSNTATFPTKEEMADISAAFNAKTDDEGRLILQQMDLDTDTTLGNTAGSKVYTTEKPTSNADNGLTLSDLRGVDFNDTKWDQLLDQLEWPSRMPE is encoded by the coding sequence ATGCCGTTCGGCTATGGCCTGAGCTACGGCACCGACTTCAGCCAGGAAATCGTCTCCACTGAGCAGAACGAGGATTCCGTAACGTTAAAGGTGCATGCCGCCAACAACGGTACCAAGGCCGGCAAAGACGTGGTTCAGGTCTACTACAACCCTCCGTACACCGACTTTGATGCCAAGAACAGCATCGAGAAGTCCACCGTCAATCTCATCGCATTCGAAAAGACGGATGATATCCAGCCGGGAGCGGCGCAAGACATCACGGTAACCGTCACCAAGGAAGATATGGCGTCCTACAGCTATGCACATGAGAACTCTGACGGCACCAAAGGCGCGTATCTGCTGGAACAGGGCGATTACGCGCTGAGCATCAACAAAACCGCGCACGAGGAATACCAGTCCGTGACCGTGAATGTGCCGCAGACCATCTGGTATGACAACGACAATCCACGGCAGTCCGACAAGGATGGCCAGGCCATACTGGACGATCAGGGTGATCCGACCAATGAACCAGCGAATGGCGATACGTTCAAGGCGGCCAGCAATCTGTTCCAGGATATGACCGACCATATGAGCAAGACCAGTCAACTTACCCGCGCCAACGGTGCGCTGAGCAACACCGCCACATTCCCGACCAAGGAGGAGATGGCCGATATCTCCGCCGCGTTCAACGCCAAAACGGACGACGAGGGCCGGCTCATCCTACAGCAGATGGATCTGGACACCGACACCACCCTCGGCAATACTGCCGGCAGCAAAGTCTACACCACCGAGAAGCCGACCAGCAATGCCGATAACGGACTGACGCTGTCGGATCTACGTGGCGTTGACTTCAATGATACGAAGTGGGACCAGCTGCTTGACCAGCTTGAATGGCCGTCAAGAATGCCAGAATGA
- a CDS encoding DUF6880 family protein, which yields MSNAHGRINRRQEVDDLIDYVNNGWLRTGEFDGPTFLWNHLIREASQKDAENRNNVPVAQLSDADNVISMPMQWYFDSIAAIVPTAERTDTGVEMPRMDMPTFHLDSQALSGVDAVVGNAVVSTRWLDAVGNLAKAVEMTARFVGNVADRDNEGFDYLKDLIQNVRVYMDAVACNADPMTGEQSLRMITQVACNDDFRLNAMQMVELLSCGLSFAQWDDTRMFAYDALNKAMATMSEFAASAADTTTDAESHKTSDSNEPTPLAELKTDIDLFQMDSSLSEEELKDLAMLDPALLTEKEIAETAQNQFDHAVQFLRHDLMRISGDADEADRFLRDNHTSEPLADAYAARLIAAERWQDLLNFADLVQRDKPNQCTVMFPEEVVPYEWETIREAAYEALGRRDELIAMYQERLDDTYDPNTALNHMKLEAWKNTPGRNQ from the coding sequence ATGAGCAACGCACACGGCAGAATCAACCGTCGGCAGGAGGTCGATGATCTCATCGATTACGTCAACAATGGTTGGTTGCGAACAGGGGAATTCGATGGTCCGACGTTCCTGTGGAATCATCTGATCCGTGAAGCGTCCCAAAAGGACGCCGAAAATCGCAACAATGTACCTGTGGCGCAGCTTTCCGATGCCGATAACGTAATCAGCATGCCCATGCAATGGTATTTCGATTCCATCGCCGCCATCGTGCCCACCGCCGAACGCACCGACACCGGCGTAGAGATGCCTCGCATGGACATGCCGACCTTTCACCTCGATTCACAGGCCCTTTCCGGCGTGGATGCCGTAGTCGGTAACGCCGTGGTGAGTACGCGCTGGCTTGACGCGGTCGGTAACCTCGCCAAGGCCGTAGAGATGACGGCCCGTTTTGTAGGCAACGTCGCCGACCGTGACAACGAAGGATTCGATTATCTGAAAGATCTCATCCAAAACGTGCGCGTATATATGGATGCCGTGGCCTGCAACGCCGATCCCATGACCGGAGAGCAGTCGCTACGTATGATTACGCAGGTCGCATGCAATGATGACTTCCGACTCAACGCCATGCAAATGGTGGAGCTGCTCTCCTGTGGCCTGTCGTTCGCGCAATGGGACGATACACGCATGTTCGCCTACGATGCATTGAACAAGGCGATGGCCACGATGAGTGAATTCGCTGCTTCCGCAGCAGACACCACCACGGACGCGGAGTCTCACAAAACCAGCGATTCCAATGAACCCACGCCTTTGGCGGAACTTAAGACCGACATAGACCTTTTCCAAATGGATTCCTCGCTTTCCGAGGAGGAGTTGAAGGATCTTGCCATGCTTGATCCGGCGTTGCTGACGGAGAAGGAAATCGCCGAGACTGCGCAGAACCAGTTTGATCATGCCGTACAATTTCTCCGTCATGATCTGATGCGCATCAGCGGCGATGCTGACGAAGCCGATCGCTTCCTGCGGGACAACCACACTTCCGAACCACTCGCCGATGCTTATGCGGCTCGCCTGATTGCCGCGGAACGTTGGCAGGATCTGCTGAATTTCGCGGATCTGGTACAGCGAGACAAGCCGAACCAGTGCACGGTCATGTTCCCTGAAGAGGTTGTGCCCTATGAGTGGGAGACGATTCGCGAAGCAGCATATGAAGCACTTGGACGCCGCGATGAATTGATCGCCATGTATCAGGAACGTCTGGATGACACGTATGACCCGAACACGGCCCTGAACCACATGAAACTCGAAGCTTGGAAGAACACGCCCGGTAGGAATCAGTGA
- a CDS encoding aminotransferase class I/II-fold pyridoxal phosphate-dependent enzyme — translation MGNAEDIARTVVTAASLPRISHRAQIANPFRAMVFGAMADEMIAAGTDVVKLSLGEPDFGAPPAVRDAMREQYDGRPLPYTAAMGLPELRQAISDFYRERHHVDVDPKRIAITAGGSTALLLSAALTVNEGDEVLIADPSYPCNRELVRAFGGKVVDVPTSAATRFHLTPESCREYWSERTKAVMITSPSNPTGTTIAFDTLKAVCELARERGAWRIVDETYLDLADREPDGSDVKSVLACDPDAIVCSSFSKFFGMTGWRLGWMVVPEYALEAMDDLATNFFLCAHTPTQHAALACFTPETLAVCEERRQELLERRRIVVDGLAEIGLPLEVEPNGAFYAYFNISDTGLDAWTFCERALKEAHIALTPGRDFGEATADTHVRLSYAASREALREGLKRLGDFVAGLRAGSVLV, via the coding sequence ATGGGAAACGCTGAAGATATCGCACGAACCGTTGTTACCGCTGCCTCGTTGCCGCGGATATCGCACCGTGCGCAAATAGCCAATCCGTTCCGCGCCATGGTTTTCGGCGCAATGGCCGATGAGATGATCGCGGCCGGCACCGACGTGGTCAAGCTGAGTCTGGGCGAACCGGATTTCGGCGCCCCACCTGCGGTGCGCGATGCGATGCGTGAACAGTACGATGGCCGCCCGCTGCCATACACCGCCGCGATGGGTCTGCCGGAACTGCGTCAGGCGATTTCCGACTTCTACAGGGAGCGTCACCACGTCGACGTCGATCCGAAACGTATTGCGATCACCGCAGGCGGATCCACGGCACTGCTGCTGTCCGCTGCGCTGACGGTGAATGAGGGTGACGAGGTGTTGATTGCGGACCCGTCCTATCCGTGCAATCGTGAACTGGTGCGCGCGTTCGGCGGCAAAGTCGTGGATGTGCCGACCAGTGCGGCCACTCGATTCCATCTGACGCCGGAATCATGCAGGGAATACTGGTCGGAACGCACCAAGGCCGTGATGATCACCTCGCCATCGAATCCGACCGGTACCACCATCGCCTTCGACACGTTGAAGGCCGTGTGCGAGCTGGCTCGTGAACGTGGTGCATGGCGTATCGTCGACGAGACCTACTTGGATCTGGCCGATCGTGAACCTGACGGTTCCGATGTGAAATCCGTGCTGGCATGCGATCCGGATGCCATTGTCTGCTCGAGCTTCTCCAAGTTCTTCGGCATGACCGGCTGGCGTTTGGGATGGATGGTTGTGCCTGAATATGCGCTTGAAGCCATGGATGACCTTGCCACCAATTTTTTCCTATGCGCGCATACGCCCACCCAGCATGCGGCGCTCGCGTGCTTTACGCCGGAAACGTTGGCTGTGTGTGAGGAACGCCGTCAGGAGCTGCTGGAGCGTCGGCGCATCGTGGTTGACGGTCTGGCTGAAATCGGTTTGCCGTTGGAGGTCGAGCCGAATGGTGCGTTCTATGCGTATTTCAACATTTCCGATACGGGTCTGGATGCGTGGACGTTCTGCGAACGTGCTCTGAAGGAGGCGCATATCGCGTTGACTCCGGGACGTGACTTCGGTGAGGCTACGGCCGATACGCATGTGCGTCTGTCGTATGCGGCCTCCCGCGAGGCTTTGCGCGAGGGCTTGAAGCGTCTCGGCGATTTTGTGGCCGGGCTGCGTGCCGGTAGCGTACTTGTCTGA
- a CDS encoding glycoside hydrolase family 3 N-terminal domain-containing protein: MTVKYVDTDTKQTKTKVIRGATSVMGCVNYLGTTWGGADYALNTDLLRNEWGFNGFLISDMVMNAGSNSVDQALRSGTDSWMA; encoded by the coding sequence ATGACTGTGAAGTATGTGGATACCGACACCAAGCAGACAAAGACCAAGGTGATACGCGGCGCCACCAGCGTGATGGGCTGTGTGAACTACCTCGGCACCACGTGGGGCGGCGCGGATTATGCGCTCAACACCGACCTGCTGCGTAATGAATGGGGCTTCAACGGCTTCCTCATCTCCGATATGGTGATGAACGCCGGCTCCAACAGCGTGGACCAGGCGTTGCGTTCCGGCACCGATAGCTGGATGGCATAG
- a CDS encoding Ppx/GppA phosphatase family protein: MVNLRSHATRLGVLDIGSNTVHMLIVDAAPGARPEPEASVKSTVRLMQYLKEDGTIRKAGVEAVLEAVQKAMKLAEEYEITQLLVLATSALREAPNGGKILRRIEETIGQPVTVLSGVDEARLTFLAARRWYGWDAGRLLVLDIGGGSLEVAMGSDEDPTVALSVPAGAGRVTREFLPENGVADAQELEKARKQIRRILDPMVEAFPKSKHPMHAVGTSKTIRSLARLAGAVLRQPGRVDTSVMTRAQLEDWLPRLASISPDQRVALPGVTPERTYQIVGGGLVIDEIMRALDVEEIEICPWALREGAILRWLDQFGRTRLGF, from the coding sequence ATGGTGAATTTACGCTCGCACGCTACACGACTCGGCGTGCTCGATATCGGTTCGAATACGGTGCACATGCTTATCGTTGATGCGGCCCCGGGAGCCCGGCCCGAGCCGGAGGCGAGTGTGAAGAGCACTGTCCGCCTGATGCAATACCTCAAGGAAGATGGCACTATCAGAAAGGCCGGCGTTGAAGCCGTGCTCGAGGCCGTGCAAAAGGCGATGAAGCTTGCCGAAGAGTATGAAATCACCCAGCTGCTCGTGCTTGCCACCTCCGCATTGCGCGAAGCGCCTAACGGCGGCAAGATTCTGCGCCGCATCGAGGAGACTATCGGCCAGCCGGTCACCGTGCTGTCCGGCGTCGATGAGGCACGGCTTACCTTCCTTGCCGCTCGTCGCTGGTATGGATGGGATGCCGGACGCCTGCTCGTTCTGGACATCGGTGGCGGATCGCTCGAAGTGGCCATGGGTTCCGATGAAGACCCGACCGTGGCACTGAGCGTACCTGCTGGCGCCGGCCGCGTTACCCGCGAATTCCTGCCGGAAAACGGCGTCGCCGATGCGCAGGAGCTTGAAAAGGCCCGCAAGCAGATTCGCAGGATCCTCGATCCGATGGTCGAGGCGTTCCCTAAATCGAAGCATCCGATGCACGCGGTCGGCACGTCCAAGACGATTCGCTCATTGGCTCGCTTGGCTGGTGCCGTGCTACGTCAGCCTGGTCGTGTGGACACATCGGTGATGACCCGGGCTCAGCTTGAGGATTGGCTGCCTCGCCTTGCCTCGATTTCACCTGATCAGCGTGTGGCATTGCCGGGCGTCACGCCGGAGCGCACATATCAGATTGTCGGCGGTGGCCTGGTGATTGATGAGATCATGCGCGCGCTTGACGTCGAGGAGATCGAAATCTGCCCATGGGCCCTGCGTGAAGGTGCGATTCTGCGCTGGCTCGACCAGTTCGGACGTACGAGATTGGGATTCTGA
- a CDS encoding DUF4391 domain-containing protein has product MMIASCGSVTALTLGLPNATAIPAEKANLPKGLFAAKMPISAKTKQRLVNDIEAITMIALLRTSNTSLAQGSRIPEILVIGLRLHGRNATIPSEIVELIAAQRKSGIVFACVHDADFEGTTRQECAFAIRRALPGRAGHTPTFNVFSSAWAPAGEAMLLIDDPSVDSVDALWESLCSQVIFESSDPTNLDARIVRHTQVVQLQADIDKLTRDHQRAKNPEQRNEIFAKLHKAKKQLEALNAPLVL; this is encoded by the coding sequence ATGATGATCGCTTCCTGCGGCTCGGTTACCGCACTCACTCTCGGCTTGCCGAATGCCACCGCCATTCCCGCCGAAAAAGCGAATCTTCCGAAAGGACTGTTCGCCGCGAAAATGCCGATTTCCGCCAAGACGAAGCAACGCTTGGTCAACGACATCGAAGCGATTACGATGATTGCGCTGTTGCGCACCTCGAACACCTCGCTTGCACAGGGCTCACGCATTCCGGAAATACTGGTAATCGGTCTGCGACTGCACGGCAGAAACGCCACGATTCCGTCGGAAATCGTCGAACTGATTGCAGCGCAACGCAAGTCGGGCATCGTATTCGCCTGCGTGCACGACGCCGATTTCGAGGGTACGACGCGGCAGGAATGCGCATTTGCCATCCGTCGCGCACTGCCAGGTCGCGCCGGGCATACGCCGACATTCAATGTGTTTTCTTCGGCATGGGCTCCGGCCGGAGAGGCAATGCTATTAATCGACGACCCGTCAGTCGATTCGGTGGATGCGCTGTGGGAGTCGTTGTGTTCGCAGGTGATCTTCGAATCCTCCGACCCTACGAATCTGGACGCACGCATTGTGCGCCACACTCAGGTCGTGCAGTTGCAGGCCGATATCGACAAGCTCACGCGCGACCATCAGCGCGCCAAAAACCCCGAGCAACGCAATGAGATCTTCGCCAAGCTTCATAAGGCCAAGAAGCAGCTCGAGGCACTGAACGCACCACTGGTGCTCTGA
- a CDS encoding Gfo/Idh/MocA family protein, which produces MAQVNVAILGAGRIAQSMAETLVKMAADPRYADLVSPYAVAARDGKRAATFAAQYGFPVSYGSYEELAADPNVNLVYIATPHNLHAEQAILCMRAGKGVLVEKAFGANAAQTRAMLDASRETGMLCAEAIWTRYMPSRTMIDDILASGTIGEVTAINANLCYPTTAKARITDPALAGGALLDVGVYPINFIDMIMHNAPIARVESSMRAYETGVDAHNSMTFYYENGVMATAQSSILCHSDRMGAVWGTDGYLTCENINNVASIDVHDGNHQIKAHYDVPPQLTGYEYEVAASAQAMLDGRRECEAMPHADTLRIMELMDSLRADWGLTYPFEA; this is translated from the coding sequence ATGGCACAAGTGAACGTGGCCATTCTCGGCGCAGGCCGAATTGCGCAGAGCATGGCCGAAACATTGGTGAAGATGGCGGCCGACCCGCGTTACGCGGATCTGGTCTCGCCGTATGCGGTCGCGGCACGCGACGGCAAGCGTGCAGCCACCTTTGCCGCACAGTACGGCTTCCCTGTTTCGTATGGCTCGTATGAGGAGCTTGCCGCCGATCCGAATGTGAATCTGGTCTATATCGCGACCCCGCATAACCTGCATGCCGAACAGGCCATATTGTGCATGAGGGCGGGTAAGGGAGTACTGGTCGAGAAAGCGTTTGGCGCGAATGCAGCCCAGACTCGCGCAATGCTCGATGCATCGCGTGAGACCGGCATGTTGTGCGCCGAGGCAATCTGGACGCGCTATATGCCCTCACGTACAATGATCGATGACATTCTCGCCTCCGGCACCATCGGCGAAGTGACGGCCATCAACGCCAATCTGTGCTACCCCACCACGGCGAAGGCGCGCATCACCGATCCGGCCTTGGCCGGCGGCGCATTATTGGATGTCGGCGTATATCCGATCAACTTCATCGACATGATCATGCACAATGCGCCGATCGCGCGCGTGGAGTCGTCGATGCGAGCGTATGAGACCGGCGTGGATGCCCATAATTCCATGACATTCTATTACGAGAATGGCGTAATGGCCACGGCGCAAAGCTCCATTCTGTGTCATTCGGACCGTATGGGCGCCGTTTGGGGCACGGACGGCTATCTGACCTGCGAGAACATCAACAACGTCGCCTCAATCGACGTGCATGACGGCAATCATCAGATCAAGGCCCATTATGATGTTCCGCCACAGCTAACGGGCTACGAGTACGAGGTTGCAGCCTCCGCACAGGCCATGCTTGATGGTCGCCGCGAATGCGAGGCCATGCCCCACGCCGACACCCTACGCATCATGGAACTCATGGATTCACTACGTGCCGACTGGGGCCTGACGTATCCATTCGAAGCTTAG
- a CDS encoding DEAD/DEAH box helicase translates to MTDDGWQQNSSLIESLLSGFVEKKDDVDPQYEPMLIANHDGRTMEYAIKDELGRSQNFDMSVAFVSQGALQTLKQNFLDFADSNDHRSGRIITSTFNYFNSPKAFAELLKLQQETGIQVRIWQPGQTDETENTADFPYHPKGYVFHHSDDDEPLYSTYIGSSNLTINALNSNREWNLRVATTDTSGLAEQLTAEINSQISESKPLTDAWLKLYEEDFKRYAPPRRPNRRQTQDAGTITPNAMQVEALMNLAQLRKQGESRAIIISATGTGKTYLSAFDVRQFKPKRMLYIAQQEQILKKAKESYQKVLGCPAKELGLFSGISKEHDRKYLFATVQTMSRPEVLVQFGKDDFDYILIDEVHHAAADSYKRIIDYFTPDFMLGMTATPERTDGANIFELFGNNVAYEIRLQRALEESMLCPFHYYGVHEYIQEAPNGRLLGKQIKASDWTEQERNDLSHWLEELTSPSRVHYIIDKIQLYGEAGTDVQGLVFCSRREEAKRLSALFNQQINQQAERPYHTKAITGEHSQAERDLAVEQLENGELDYIFTVDLFNEGVDIPHINQIVMLRQTQSSIIFTQQLGRGLRKASGKDSVVVIDFIGNYANNYLIPIALYGNTGDRDVARKNLQRETIGISSISFDKIARERVLASLDTADLSNMQLLSRQYQQMRYELGRIPMLMDIARRDASLVYTMAAKNDDYLSFVRSREKSLSRGRHATASYLEQLEPTSEVHNGMLKMLTATQLRGLRPHELLILAVLCGLDWNAIDPECSERSSTAFHSAKTLDSLGIADLQKLLPELFPGADNSELQWRSALATLDYSYFIAANSQRFGKTPFITVDNGERCRLSDVFVEQLDNPTFNLFLEDTVKAGLCNALTLERNAVKHRIVQNHGFIYGEKYSVFDVMRLCGWQAEQVPQNVGGYKLDSLTNTLPIFIKYEASQYGDRFLDSGEIEWFSKNNRSLKSNEFRWLLDGTERPLTWQDRHFVPIFIRRKAEEKETSYYFVGNAASLHDVRESVNVGEDGKESKVVISTLKLMKPVDPELYRHLTGKSAL, encoded by the coding sequence ATGACGGACGATGGCTGGCAGCAGAATTCTTCTCTGATCGAATCGCTTCTTTCGGGTTTCGTGGAAAAGAAAGACGATGTCGATCCACAATACGAGCCGATGCTGATCGCGAACCATGATGGCAGGACCATGGAATATGCGATCAAGGATGAACTTGGCCGCAGTCAGAATTTCGACATGTCCGTTGCCTTCGTCAGTCAGGGCGCCTTGCAGACGCTGAAGCAGAATTTCCTTGATTTTGCCGACAGCAACGACCATCGGTCCGGCAGAATCATCACGTCTACCTTCAACTACTTTAACTCCCCGAAGGCTTTCGCCGAACTACTGAAGCTACAGCAGGAAACAGGCATCCAAGTACGGATCTGGCAGCCCGGTCAGACCGACGAGACCGAAAACACCGCCGATTTCCCATATCATCCAAAGGGTTATGTCTTTCACCATTCGGATGATGACGAACCGCTCTACTCCACATACATCGGCAGCTCCAATCTCACCATCAACGCGCTGAATTCCAATCGTGAATGGAATCTGAGAGTCGCAACCACCGATACCAGCGGCCTGGCCGAACAGCTCACTGCTGAAATCAACTCCCAGATCAGCGAATCGAAGCCACTCACCGACGCATGGCTCAAACTGTATGAGGAGGATTTCAAAAGGTACGCGCCACCGCGCCGACCAAATCGCAGGCAGACACAGGATGCAGGAACCATCACGCCGAATGCCATGCAAGTCGAAGCGTTGATGAATCTTGCACAACTGCGCAAACAGGGCGAAAGCCGAGCAATCATCATTTCCGCGACCGGCACCGGCAAAACATACCTATCCGCATTTGACGTCCGTCAATTCAAGCCAAAACGCATGTTGTACATTGCACAGCAGGAACAAATCCTGAAAAAGGCCAAGGAATCATATCAGAAAGTACTCGGTTGCCCCGCTAAGGAACTCGGCCTGTTTTCCGGCATCAGCAAGGAACACGATCGCAAATACCTGTTCGCGACCGTGCAGACGATGTCCCGCCCGGAAGTGCTTGTGCAGTTCGGCAAAGACGATTTCGATTACATTCTGATCGATGAAGTACACCATGCGGCAGCTGACTCGTACAAACGAATCATCGACTACTTCACCCCGGATTTCATGCTCGGTATGACCGCAACGCCGGAACGTACCGACGGAGCCAATATCTTCGAGCTATTCGGCAACAACGTGGCGTATGAGATCCGTTTGCAGCGGGCGCTTGAAGAGAGCATGCTCTGCCCGTTTCATTATTACGGGGTTCACGAGTACATTCAGGAAGCCCCGAACGGCAGATTGCTCGGCAAGCAGATCAAGGCGAGCGACTGGACTGAGCAGGAACGCAACGATCTGTCTCATTGGCTCGAGGAGCTCACCAGCCCAAGCCGCGTGCACTATATCATCGACAAAATCCAGTTGTACGGCGAAGCCGGCACCGACGTGCAAGGTCTGGTCTTCTGCAGTCGGCGCGAAGAGGCGAAGCGCCTGTCCGCTTTGTTCAATCAGCAGATCAACCAACAGGCGGAACGTCCGTATCACACAAAGGCGATTACCGGCGAACATTCCCAAGCGGAGCGTGATCTTGCCGTTGAACAACTGGAGAATGGCGAGCTGGATTACATTTTCACGGTCGACCTGTTCAATGAAGGTGTGGATATTCCGCATATCAACCAGATTGTGATGCTCCGGCAGACCCAGTCGAGCATCATCTTCACGCAACAGCTTGGACGCGGACTGCGTAAGGCAAGCGGCAAGGATTCGGTTGTCGTCATTGATTTCATCGGCAATTATGCGAATAACTATCTGATTCCGATCGCACTGTATGGCAATACCGGCGATCGCGACGTCGCCCGTAAGAACCTGCAGCGCGAGACGATCGGCATTTCTTCGATCAGTTTCGACAAGATCGCCCGCGAGCGCGTGCTGGCTTCGCTCGATACCGCCGACTTGTCGAATATGCAGTTGCTCAGCCGTCAATACCAGCAGATGCGGTATGAGCTGGGTCGCATTCCGATGCTCATGGATATCGCACGACGTGACGCTTCGCTGGTATACACCATGGCTGCAAAGAATGATGATTACCTATCGTTTGTACGTTCTCGCGAAAAGAGCCTTTCTCGCGGCAGGCATGCGACTGCTTCGTATCTGGAACAACTTGAGCCGACTTCCGAGGTGCACAATGGCATGTTGAAGATGCTGACCGCCACGCAACTTCGTGGATTGCGACCTCACGAGTTGCTGATTTTGGCGGTACTGTGCGGATTGGATTGGAATGCGATTGATCCCGAATGCAGCGAGCGGTCGTCTACAGCGTTTCATTCCGCCAAGACTTTGGATTCGTTGGGCATTGCCGATCTCCAGAAGCTACTGCCCGAGCTTTTTCCTGGCGCCGATAATAGCGAACTGCAGTGGCGGTCCGCATTGGCAACACTTGACTACTCATATTTCATTGCCGCGAACAGCCAGCGTTTTGGGAAGACTCCGTTCATTACCGTCGACAATGGCGAGCGTTGCAGACTCTCTGATGTTTTTGTTGAACAACTGGACAATCCGACATTCAACCTGTTCCTTGAGGACACCGTCAAAGCCGGTCTGTGTAACGCACTGACTCTGGAACGGAACGCGGTGAAGCATCGAATCGTGCAAAATCATGGATTTATCTATGGCGAGAAATACAGCGTCTTCGATGTGATGCGGCTGTGTGGCTGGCAAGCCGAGCAGGTGCCGCAGAACGTCGGCGGCTACAAGCTTGACTCTCTCACCAATACGTTGCCGATCTTCATCAAGTACGAGGCGAGTCAATATGGTGATCGTTTTCTTGACTCCGGTGAAATCGAATGGTTCAGCAAAAACAACCGGTCGTTGAAATCCAACGAATTCCGGTGGCTGCTTGATGGAACCGAACGCCCTCTGACATGGCAGGATCGCCACTTTGTGCCGATCTTCATCCGGCGCAAGGCAGAGGAAAAAGAGACTTCATACTACTTTGTCGGCAATGCGGCGTCATTGCATGATGTACGCGAATCCGTCAATGTCGGTGAGGATGGCAAGGAATCCAAGGTAGTCATCTCCACGCTCAAACTCATGAAGCCCGTCGACCCGGAGCTTTACCGCCACCTTACTGGCAAATCCGCACTGTGA
- a CDS encoding very short patch repair endonuclease, with protein sequence MSHIRGKDTSIETLVRSFLFAKGLRFRKNDKRYPGHPDVVLPKYHTVVFVNGCFWHMHEDCTKHAMPKSNVEFWSAKLLRNRDRDAKQHAELEAMGWRVIVVWECELGKKVREERLERLYREIMADAGDVNDAVGDDAVGDDDVGDGRPGSPDV encoded by the coding sequence ATGTCGCATATTCGGGGCAAGGACACGTCGATCGAAACGCTCGTGCGTAGTTTCCTGTTCGCCAAGGGCCTGCGATTCCGTAAGAACGACAAGCGCTATCCAGGGCACCCTGACGTGGTGTTGCCGAAGTACCATACCGTCGTGTTCGTCAACGGATGCTTCTGGCATATGCATGAAGATTGTACGAAGCATGCCATGCCGAAGTCGAACGTGGAGTTCTGGAGCGCGAAACTGCTGCGCAACCGTGATCGCGACGCCAAGCAGCATGCCGAACTTGAGGCGATGGGTTGGCGGGTGATTGTCGTATGGGAATGCGAGCTCGGCAAGAAGGTGCGTGAGGAGCGACTCGAACGGCTATATCGCGAGATCATGGCCGATGCCGGCGACGTTAACGATGCCGTCGGGGATGATGCCGTAGGGGATGATGACGTAGGGGACGGTAGGCCAGGCAGTCCCGATGTTTGA
- a CDS encoding (deoxy)nucleoside triphosphate pyrophosphohydrolase has protein sequence MTEATPAKQQPRNIINVVGAAIVRNGKVLCAQRGEGKSLAGFWEFPGGKIEPHETAREALHREIEEELLCEVEVADEVCTSSYDYDFGTVVLTSFVCYLLNGTPRLTEHHEIRWLSPDEMLTLDWAPADREAVQLICAMDFTRK, from the coding sequence ATGACCGAAGCAACACCAGCCAAGCAACAACCACGCAACATCATCAACGTTGTAGGCGCAGCCATCGTCCGCAACGGTAAGGTGCTGTGCGCTCAACGTGGCGAAGGCAAGTCGCTGGCCGGTTTCTGGGAATTCCCCGGAGGCAAGATCGAACCGCACGAAACCGCGCGCGAGGCATTGCATCGTGAGATCGAAGAGGAGTTGCTGTGCGAGGTCGAGGTTGCAGATGAAGTGTGCACATCCTCCTACGATTACGACTTCGGCACCGTTGTGCTTACCTCGTTCGTCTGCTATCTGCTGAACGGCACCCCTCGACTGACGGAACACCATGAAATCCGTTGGCTTTCGCCAGATGAGATGCTCACGTTGGATTGGGCGCCCGCCGACCGCGAAGCGGTGCAACTGATCTGTGCGATGGATTTCACAAGAAAGTGA